The Humulus lupulus chromosome 4, drHumLupu1.1, whole genome shotgun sequence genome has a window encoding:
- the LOC133833062 gene encoding cation/H(+) antiporter 15-like, with product MQGGILLGSSGIARTAFGYDYLFPPKTIMTLETVANLGLLFYMFLVGLEVDIKPISQTSKKALTISIAGFLLPFPVGYALHYMLVGDDIAAGRDAAMFGPVFWGLALSTTNFSDLAMILEDLKLLHTEIGRTALSASVVTDGIAWVLLVVVVSTIKDMHVYTVVLGSAFVIFSLLALRPAISWFIQRHARAQYEDSHICFVLTGVVACGYITDACGCHSILGGFMLGLIIPKGELKRVLMEKVEDFISGILLPLFFLITGLRTNRQDILHGQLPVITIIGVIVLAFVVKIISTFVAAVFFNKMTPRDGLTLGLLMNTKGLLALIVINSARNEKILDNRTFTIIIATLWLMTVGVVPIVTLTHRCFRHSEKFSHKSLISLQPDSELRVLTCFHSSHEVTGIIKLLDASNPTKQSPLLVFAIHLIENSGRAATMLIVHDACRINVGGDDKDNELLDSSQHVAAAAFDGFKNGKEGVKVQPLTTVSAYATMHEDICNLAEENHTSIIILPFQLNATNSGLGASPRSFNSHHLRSMNKKVMEKSPCSVAVLVDRGHRLPPASDATSSSQVGHHFMVLFIGGPDDREALAYAERMSGSRIVALTVMRFIAADYFNSGDDDMEEKEKSLDDQYFEGFLQKTSDNPLVNVGEAVVNSVEEVVKALGTMEEEYDLVIVGKGRRSSAGQSASKMLEGTEWSDYPELGLLGDALVCSTIAARAWILIVQQGGSGGSDICWQEQEMDNDSGILEEELGHMAWQPFRVESPDLAPFVSRSSSCR from the exons ATGCAGGGAGGCATACTATTGGGTTCGAGTGGAATCGCTCGCACAGCATTCGGTTACGACTACTTATTTCCTCCAAAAACAATAATGACTTTAGAGACGGTAGCCAATCTAGGCTTACTTTTTTACATGTTCTTGGTGGGGTTAGAGGTTGACATAAAACCAATCTCACAAACATCCAAAAAGGCATTAACCATTTCCATTGCTGGCTTTCTCCTTCCCTTCCCAGTTGGCTACGCCTTGCACTACATGTTAGTCGGCGACGACATTGCAGCGGGAAGAGACGCAGCCATGTTCGGCCCTGTCTTTTGGGGTCTTGCTCTTTCCACTACAAACTTCTCGGACCTTGCCATGATCCTTGAAGACCTCAAGCTCCTCCACACGGAGATCGGGCGCACAGCTTTGTCAGCCAGTGTCGTAACAGATGGCATTGCTTGGGTATTACTCGTCGTCGTCGTGTCCACCATCAAGGACATGCACGTCTACACAGTCGTACTCGGCTCTGCGTTTGTGATATTTAGCCTGCTGGCCTTGCGGCCAGCCATCTCTTGGTTTATCCAGCGGCACGCCAGAGCTCAGTACGAAGATTCTCATATTTGCTTTGTCCTCACCGGAGTGGTGGCGTGCGGGTACATCACCGACGCATGTGGTTGCCACTCTATTCTTGGGGGTTTCATGTTGGGACTGATCATCCCCAAAGGGGAACTGAAGCGGGTGTTGATGGAGAAAGTGGAGGATTTCATTTCAGGGATTCTATTGCCTCTCTTCTTTTTGATTACTGGGCTTAGAACCAATCGTCAAGACATCTTACATGGCCAACTTCCGGTAATCACCATTATTGGTGTCATTGTTTTGGCTTTTGTGGTTAAAATCATAAGCACTTTTGTTGCTGCTGTGTTCTTCAACAAGATGACCCCTCGGGATGGTTTGACTCTCGGATTGCTCATGAACACCAAAGGCTTGCTAGCTTTAATTGTCATCAACTCCGCCCGAAATGAAAAG ATCCTGGACAACCGAACATTTACTATAATCATTGCCACGCTCTGGTTGATGACAGTCGGTGTTGTTCCCATTGTAACACTCACTCACAGATGCTTTAGACATTCCGAAAAGTTCTCTCACAAGTCCTTGATTAGCTTACAACCAGACTCGGAGCTTCGAGTTCTAACATGCTTCCACTCCTCTCATGAGGTCACCGGCATCATCAAACTTCTTGACGCCTCCAACCCCACAAAACAATCTCCGCTACTCGTTTTTGCCATCCATCTCATCGAGAACAGCGGTCGTGCCGCCACTATGCTTATTGTCCATGATGCTTGCAGGATTAACGTGGGAGGAGACGACAAGGATAATGAGTTATTAGACTCGTCACAACATGTGGCGGCCGCAGCCTTCGATGGCTTTAAGAACGGGAAAGAAGGCGTCAAGGTTCAACCGCTCACTACTGTCTCAGCCTACGCCACCATGCACGAGGACATCTGCAACCTTGCCGAAGAGAACCACACCAGCATCATAATTCTCCCGTTTCAGCTCAACGCAACGAATTCCGGGTTAGGAGCTAGTCCTCGAAGTTTTAATAGTCATCATCTCCGAAGCATGAACAAGAAAGTGATGGAAAAATCGCCATGCTCGGTGGCTGTACTTGTGGACCGTGGCCACAGACTGCCACCAGCGTCTGACGCCACTTCCAGCAGCCAGGTTGGCCACCATTTCATGGTGCTTTTCATTGGCGGACCAGACGATCGTGAGGCCTTGGCTTACGCCGAGAGGATGTCAGGGAGCCGAATTGTTGCACTAACAGTAATGCGCTTCATTGCTGCTGATTACTTCAACAGCGGCGATGACGACATGGAAGAGAAAGAGAAATCACTGGACGACCAGTACTTTGAAGGGTTCCTCCAAAAGACAAGTGACAACCCACTTGTGAATGTAGGAGAAGCGGTTGTGAACAGTGTGGAGGAGGTTGTGAAAGCTCTTGGAACCATGGAAGAAGAGTACGACCTCGTCATAGTTGGAAAAGGGAGAAGATCATCGGCTGGGCAATCGGCTTCCAAGATGTTGGAGGGAACAGAATGGAGCGACTATCCAGAGTTAGGCCTCTTGGGAGACGCCTTGGTGTGCTCGACTATCGCCGCCAGAGCCTGGATTCTTATAGTTCAGCAAGGCGGCTCCGGTGGCAGCGATATTTGTTGGCAAGAGCAAGAAATGGATAATGACAGTGGTATATTGGAAGAAGAATTAGGCCATATGGCATGGCAACCTTTCAGAGTTGAATCTCCTGACTTAGCACCATTTGTGTCTCGTTCGAGTAGTTGCCGTTGA